TTTTTGGTCGATCATAACGAGCGGCTGAAAGGAGTTAGCAGAATGACCTCACTCGACATTCTATTGGAGGTGGGCGGTTTATCCTTTTCATTACCGGAAAAGGAGAAGATGGCTGCAAAGAAGAATGAGTGGTACCTTGAGTATATACGCAGAATGACACCAGAAGAGATTCTTCCTGGCGTGGAGGATTTTTTAGCCTCTCTCAAATCGCAGGGTGTGAAGATTGCCCTTGGCTCGGCTAGTAAAAATGCTCGTCTCATTCTGGAACAGGTGGGCCTACAATTCACTTTTGATGCGGTAATTGATGGCAACAAAGCGTTGAAGGCAAAGCCCGATCCTCAGGTTTTTCTGCTTGGTGCAGAAGAATTAAAGGTTTCCCCCCCTCAGTGCGTTGTATTTGAGGATGCCGCCGCTGGAGTGGAGGCTGCAAAAAATGCGGGCATGTATTGCATTGGCATCGGATCGCCCGAAATATTGGGATTAGCCGACAAGGTCATACCGGGCTTTTTAAACATTACAACTGAAATTATTTCTTTATAAGGACTTCAAAAAAAAATTAGAATATGAGCTCCTACTTGAAGCATGATGAGTGGAATATTATTGAGGAGGGTTTTCATCCCGAAAAAAGTCGTGATTCCGAAAGCCTCTTCAGCATCGGTAATGGACACATGGGGCAGCGCGCCAACTTTGAGGAAAAATACTCGGGTAGCACAATGCAAGGCCATTACATTGCCGGCATTTACTATCCCGACAAAACACGCGTTGGCTGGTGGAAAAATGGCTACCCCGAATACTTTGCTAAGGTTATTAATGCACCTAGCTGGATAGGCATTGATATTAAGGTCGATGGAGATTACCTCGATTTGGCTACCTGCAAAATTCTAGAGTTTCACCGTACACTAAACATGAAGCAGTCGGTTATTGAGCGCTCATTTACGGTTGAAATGCCATCGGGCGTTCAAGTTAAGGTGAAGTCGACCCGCTTTGTTAGCATAGTTGAGCACGAACTTGGGCTAATTCGGTATTCAGTTACCCCATTGAATAGTAGCGCTAACCTTGAAATTCTTCCCTATATCGATGCTGATGTAGAAAATGAGGATTCCAACTATGGCGAGAAGTTCTGGGAAAAAACCGATGGGTCCTGCTACCACCACGAGGCATACATCGCCTCCAAGACAAAAAAGTTGGACTTTCACATTTGTACCGGAATGCTCTTTGACATTTTTGCCGGTGGAAGTAAGCTCAGCACCAAGGCACATTTGGTTGAAGAGGATTTGCTACTCGGCAATCGGGTTATGTTAAGTGCTACTGCTGGCGAGGAGATTGTTGTGTATAAGTATGCTGCTGTAGTAACTTCTCTTGACCATAAGGCTTCAGACCTTATGCAGGTTGCCCGCAAAAAACTTCAGGAAGCCAACGAAAAGGGGTTTCAAACTCTTTTTAACGAGCACGTGGCAGAGTGGGAACGGAAGTGGGAGCACAGCGACATTGTTATTGAAGGTGATGTTGCTGCTCAGCAGGGTATTCGATTTAATATTTTGCAGCTTAATCATACCTACACAGGTAAGGATGCTCGACTAAATATTGGACCTAAAGGGTTTACTGGCGAGAAGTATGGCGGAAGTACCTATTGGGATACTGAGGCTTATTGCTTCCCCTTCTTTATGGCTACGGCTGGCGAAGAGGTGGCTAAGAATTTGCTGGTATACCGTTATAACCATTTGCAGAAAGCCATTGAAAATGGTGAGAAGCTTGGCTTCACCAATGGTGCTGCTCTTTATCCAATGGTTACTATGAATGGGGAGGAGTGTCACAATGAGTGGGAAATCACCTTTGAGGAGATTCACCGGAATGGTGCCATAGCCTATGCCATTTATAGCTATGTGAGGTCAACCGGTAATGAAAGCTATCTCGCCGATAAGGGCTTAGAGGTCCTGATGGGGATAGCTCGTTTTTGGGCTCAGCGGGTAAACTACTCGGAGGCCAAAAAGAAATATGTAATGCTCGGGGTTACTGGTCCAAACGAGTACGAAAACAACAGCAACAACAACTGGTACAGCAATACTATTGCTGCATGGTGTTTGGAATATGCCATAAAGGCTGCTGGAATTGTGAAGACACAGAATCCTGCCCGATATAGGGAGATTGTTGCAAAAACCTCTTTCGATGATTCAAAGGAGATTGCAAAATGGAACGACATTATTGCAAATATGTACTATCCTTACGAGAAAAACTTAAAGGTTTTCCTTCAGCAGGATGGATATATGGACAAGGAGCAAATTCTGGTAAAAGATTTAGATCCAGAACAGCGTCCACTTAACCAAAAGTGGTCGTGGGATAGAATTCTTCGTTCATGCTTTATTAAGCAGGCCGATGTGCTTCAAGGGATATACTTCTTCGAAGAGCGGTTTGATCTTGAGACCATTAAGCGCAACTTTGAGTTTTACGAGTCGAGGACCGTTCACGAGTCGTCGCTTTCACCCTGTGTCCACTCCATATTGGCAGCTAAAATTGGCAATATCGACAAAGCATACGAACTTTATCTCCGTACTGCTCGTCTTGATATCGACGATTATAATAAGGAGGTAAGAGAGGGCCTACACATTACTAGTATGGCAGGAACTTGGCTCTCCATTGTAGAAGGTTTTGGTGGTATGCGAGTGAAGGAGGGTAAGGTCTCTTTTGCACCGCAAATTCCAAAGCAGTGGAAGGCATACTCATTTAAGGTTCTCTTTAAAGGGGTAGCCTTAAGGGTAAGAGTGACGTCCAAGGAAGTTGTTATTTTCAATGAGCACGGTAATGAGCTTACATTTGGCGTATATGAAAAAGATTTTACGGTGAGCAAAGGCGGTAGTATTACTGTTGCCTTAAAGGGCTAAAACAAAAATCCGGTAATAGGGTTACTATACCGGATTTTTCTTTAATGGTTTTCACCTATCTTTGTGAAAATAAGTAATTCATCTTAAACTGTTCATAATGAGTAGTAATCGTTTTCCCACCGGAGTAGTTACCGGAAAGACTGTTCAAGAAATTTTTGCGCACGCAAAGGCAAATCAGTTTGCTCTTCCAGCCGTAAATGTAACTGGAACCAATACCATTAATGCCGTTCTTGAAACAGCTCGTTCAGTAGAGTCACCTGTTATTATTCAGTTTTCAAATAGTGGTGCAGCGTTTTTTGCTGGAAAAACAATTTCCAATGAAGGACAACGTGCAAGCATTCTTGGCGCCATTGCTGGTGCATTGCATGTGCACACCCTGGCAAAAGAGTATGGTGTAACCGTCATTCTTCATACCGATCATGCTGCAAAAAAATTGCTTCCTTGGATCGATGGCCTGCTAGACGCAGGAGAGGAGCATTACAAGAAAACAGGTGCACCTCTATTTAGCTCACACATGCTAGATCTATCCGAAGAGCCAATCAAGGAGAATATCGAAATTTGCAAAAAGTATCTTACCCGAATGAGCAAAATGGGTATGACGCTCGAACTGGAGTTGGGTATTACAGGCGGAGAAGAGGATGGTGTTGACAATTCGGGCGTTGATAGTTCTAAGCTGTATACTCAGCCCGAGGAGGTTGCTTATGCTTACGAGGAACTCATAAAGATTAGCCCCAACTTTACCATTGCCGCTTCGTTTGGGAATGTTCATGGTGTATATAAGCCAGGCAACGTGGTGCTCAACCCAAAGATTCTGCATAATTCACAGGAGTATATCCAGAAGCATTACAACACTGCTCCCAAACCAGTAAATTTTGTATTCCATGGTGGTTCGGGCTCCGAAAAGCACCTGATTGCAGAAGCATTAACCTACGGCGTTATTAAAATGAATATCGACACCGATATGCAGTGGGCATACTGGGATGGTATTAGAAAATATTCCATGGCAAAAAAGGATTACCTCCAAGGCCAGATTGGTAACCCAGAGGGCGAAGATTCTCCAAACAAGAAGTATTACGATCCACGCGTTTGGTTACGTGAAGGGGAGAAGGAGATGGTAGTTCGCTTGAAAGAGGCATTTGCTGACCTAAACGCCATCAACCGTAATAAGTAATAAACTTTCCACGTTAACAATTTTAAAAGGTTGGCGGCTGAATTTATTCGGGCCAACTTTTTTTTTACCTAAAACTCAAGTCATGAAAAGGAAACTAATTCTACTATTGATGTTTTTGGCATTGGTGTTTTCATCAACCTTTGCACAAAAACCGGAGCGAGTGGAGCCACCAAATTGGTGGACCAACATGAAGGATGGGAGTCTTCAACTGCTAATCTATGGAAAAGATATTGGCAAAACGTCAGCAACTTTAAGCTATCCCGGTGTTGTAGTTCGGAAGGAAGTTAGAACAGAAAACCCCAACTACCTTTTTCTTTATCTCAGTATTAATCGTGACGCCAAACCAGGTAAATTTAAGGTATCCTTGAATACCAACGGAAAAGAGGTTTCGTCTTTTAATTATGAGCTTAAACAACGCGTAGCAGGTTCAGCAGAGCGAAAGGGGTTTGGAAGTGAGGATGTTATTTACCTTCTTATGCCCGATAGATTTGCCAATGGTGATCCATCTAATGATTATCAGAAAGGATACAAAGACACCGTTAACCGAAAGGATCCCAATGCACGTCATGGTGGCGATATCAAAGGTATTGCTGAACACATCGATTATATCAAGAATCTTGGAGCAACCGCGGTTTGGATCAACCCCTTGGATGAAAATAACATGAATAGAACATCCTACCATGGTTATGCCATTACCGACTTTTACAAAACCGATCCTCGGTTTGGCTCAAATGAGGACTATCAAAAGTTGGTGGCCCAGTTCCACGCAAACGGAATTAAGGTTATTAAGGATATGGTATTTAACCATTGTGGTAGTAACCACTGGTGGATGGCCGATTTGCCAAGCAAAGACTGGATAAATCAATGGCCAGAGTTTACTCGGTCGAGCTTCCGTGCTTCCACCATTTCCGACCCACATGGAACGGCCATTGACCGGAAATATATGGTCAATGGATGGTTCGACAAAACAATGCCCGATTTAAACCAACGTAACCCATTGTTGGCTGATTACCTCATTCAAAATAGCATCTGGTGGATTGAGTATGCTGGTTTAGATGGCATCCGCATGGATACCTATCCATATCCCGATGCCGATTTCATGTCGTATTGGGATCAGCGAGTTCTCCTTGAGTATCCCAATTTTAATATTGTGGGTGAGGTTTGGATGTCGCAGCCTTCTTGGTGTGCCTACTGGCAGGCAAATTCCCCAGAAGCAGGAAAGTTTAACTCAAACCTTCCATCTGTGATGGACTTTCCCCTAACTTTTGCCATGGAAAAGGCATTTGATGAGCCAAGTGGGTGGGATACGGGACTCATGCGGCTATACGACATTTTGTCGCAGGACTTCCTCTATGCCAATTTGAACAATATTATGGTATTTGCAGTAAATCATGACCTCAGCCGCTTCTTTAAAACGAAGGAGCAAGTTGATATTAATCGCTATAAGTTAGCCATGACATTTCTGCTCACAACCCGTGGCATTCCTCAGGTTTACTATGGAGAAGAAATGCTGATGTATGGCGACAAAGCCAATGGTGATGGTACAATACGGCAGGACTTCCCTGGTGGTTGGAAGGCCGATACCATAAATGACTTTATTCGTGAAGGCAGAACGCCACTGCAAAATGAGGCATACGATTTCTTTTCCACCTTGGCAAATTGGCGTAAAGGATCATCAGCACTGACCCAGGGCAAGCTTATTCAGTATGTTCCACAGGATAATGTTTATACCTACTTCAGAATAAGCCCACAGCAGGTGGTAATGGTGGTGCTTAATTCGGGCAAGGAACTTAAAGAGGTTGATCCTATTCGATTCAAGGAGTCAATTGGCAACTATAAAGTTGGGGTAGATATTCTAACTAAAATGCATGTTGACCTTTCTAAGCCATTTACAATTCCTGCAAGGAGCGAAATGGTGCTACTCCTTCAGAACTAGGATATTGAGTTAAAAAAATAGGCTGCTCATTATGGGCAGCCTATTTTTTTTTGGTTTATTTCAACCTAATCT
This sequence is a window from Williamwhitmania sp.. Protein-coding genes within it:
- the fbaA gene encoding class II fructose-bisphosphate aldolase, whose translation is MSSNRFPTGVVTGKTVQEIFAHAKANQFALPAVNVTGTNTINAVLETARSVESPVIIQFSNSGAAFFAGKTISNEGQRASILGAIAGALHVHTLAKEYGVTVILHTDHAAKKLLPWIDGLLDAGEEHYKKTGAPLFSSHMLDLSEEPIKENIEICKKYLTRMSKMGMTLELELGITGGEEDGVDNSGVDSSKLYTQPEEVAYAYEELIKISPNFTIAASFGNVHGVYKPGNVVLNPKILHNSQEYIQKHYNTAPKPVNFVFHGGSGSEKHLIAEALTYGVIKMNIDTDMQWAYWDGIRKYSMAKKDYLQGQIGNPEGEDSPNKKYYDPRVWLREGEKEMVVRLKEAFADLNAINRNK
- a CDS encoding glycoside hydrolase family 13 protein, which gives rise to MKRKLILLLMFLALVFSSTFAQKPERVEPPNWWTNMKDGSLQLLIYGKDIGKTSATLSYPGVVVRKEVRTENPNYLFLYLSINRDAKPGKFKVSLNTNGKEVSSFNYELKQRVAGSAERKGFGSEDVIYLLMPDRFANGDPSNDYQKGYKDTVNRKDPNARHGGDIKGIAEHIDYIKNLGATAVWINPLDENNMNRTSYHGYAITDFYKTDPRFGSNEDYQKLVAQFHANGIKVIKDMVFNHCGSNHWWMADLPSKDWINQWPEFTRSSFRASTISDPHGTAIDRKYMVNGWFDKTMPDLNQRNPLLADYLIQNSIWWIEYAGLDGIRMDTYPYPDADFMSYWDQRVLLEYPNFNIVGEVWMSQPSWCAYWQANSPEAGKFNSNLPSVMDFPLTFAMEKAFDEPSGWDTGLMRLYDILSQDFLYANLNNIMVFAVNHDLSRFFKTKEQVDINRYKLAMTFLLTTRGIPQVYYGEEMLMYGDKANGDGTIRQDFPGGWKADTINDFIREGRTPLQNEAYDFFSTLANWRKGSSALTQGKLIQYVPQDNVYTYFRISPQQVVMVVLNSGKELKEVDPIRFKESIGNYKVGVDILTKMHVDLSKPFTIPARSEMVLLLQN
- a CDS encoding glycoside hydrolase family 65 protein, giving the protein MSSYLKHDEWNIIEEGFHPEKSRDSESLFSIGNGHMGQRANFEEKYSGSTMQGHYIAGIYYPDKTRVGWWKNGYPEYFAKVINAPSWIGIDIKVDGDYLDLATCKILEFHRTLNMKQSVIERSFTVEMPSGVQVKVKSTRFVSIVEHELGLIRYSVTPLNSSANLEILPYIDADVENEDSNYGEKFWEKTDGSCYHHEAYIASKTKKLDFHICTGMLFDIFAGGSKLSTKAHLVEEDLLLGNRVMLSATAGEEIVVYKYAAVVTSLDHKASDLMQVARKKLQEANEKGFQTLFNEHVAEWERKWEHSDIVIEGDVAAQQGIRFNILQLNHTYTGKDARLNIGPKGFTGEKYGGSTYWDTEAYCFPFFMATAGEEVAKNLLVYRYNHLQKAIENGEKLGFTNGAALYPMVTMNGEECHNEWEITFEEIHRNGAIAYAIYSYVRSTGNESYLADKGLEVLMGIARFWAQRVNYSEAKKKYVMLGVTGPNEYENNSNNNWYSNTIAAWCLEYAIKAAGIVKTQNPARYREIVAKTSFDDSKEIAKWNDIIANMYYPYEKNLKVFLQQDGYMDKEQILVKDLDPEQRPLNQKWSWDRILRSCFIKQADVLQGIYFFEERFDLETIKRNFEFYESRTVHESSLSPCVHSILAAKIGNIDKAYELYLRTARLDIDDYNKEVREGLHITSMAGTWLSIVEGFGGMRVKEGKVSFAPQIPKQWKAYSFKVLFKGVALRVRVTSKEVVIFNEHGNELTFGVYEKDFTVSKGGSITVALKG
- the pgmB gene encoding beta-phosphoglucomutase produces the protein MFKIRACIFDLDGVIVDTAKYHYLAWKRLAHELGFEFLVDHNERLKGVSRMTSLDILLEVGGLSFSLPEKEKMAAKKNEWYLEYIRRMTPEEILPGVEDFLASLKSQGVKIALGSASKNARLILEQVGLQFTFDAVIDGNKALKAKPDPQVFLLGAEELKVSPPQCVVFEDAAAGVEAAKNAGMYCIGIGSPEILGLADKVIPGFLNITTEIISL